Proteins from a single region of Sphingopyxis sp. BSN-002:
- a CDS encoding DUF3089 domain-containing protein produces the protein MARKFLYIIAAIILIIFGFGVAYQINPGWFGRVAFVPSSEFVEQKVAEPNAYDDPKMWLARPGMENDPADWRPPADGAEAAKPADKLIPPAKAATAADTEEAPKGDAAIFFVHPTSYYSKASWNAPLDDADANYRAKLFMQGMASAFGDAGEVWAPRYRQATLGAFLATDRVTAGKAIDAAYRDVEQAFDAFLAAQPKNKPIILAGHSQGALHLTTLLRNRIAGTPLAKRIVAAYVIGWPISRDTDLAGLGLPACETPEQKGCILSWATFAEPADTSMVTGAYDGTIGFDGRPRAGTRMLCTNPLTGIPDTAAGPDANIGTLKPSEGFKAGVLIAQKVGAKCDDDRGFLLIGDAEAAQNYAPSYVLPGNNYHVFDITLFWANVRADVLRRLATFEGKPSPVPPPAAPVPAPAASPTTPAAKS, from the coding sequence ATCATCCTCATCATCTTCGGCTTCGGCGTCGCCTATCAGATCAATCCCGGCTGGTTCGGGCGTGTCGCGTTCGTGCCGTCGAGCGAGTTCGTCGAACAGAAGGTCGCCGAACCGAACGCCTATGACGATCCTAAAATGTGGCTCGCGCGCCCGGGGATGGAGAATGATCCGGCCGACTGGCGCCCGCCCGCGGATGGTGCCGAAGCGGCGAAGCCCGCCGACAAGCTGATTCCGCCGGCGAAGGCCGCAACGGCGGCCGATACCGAAGAAGCCCCCAAGGGCGACGCCGCGATCTTCTTCGTCCACCCGACCAGCTATTACAGCAAGGCGAGCTGGAACGCCCCGCTCGACGACGCCGACGCCAATTATCGCGCCAAGCTGTTCATGCAGGGCATGGCGAGCGCGTTCGGCGACGCGGGCGAGGTCTGGGCGCCGCGCTACCGGCAGGCCACGCTGGGCGCGTTCCTCGCGACCGACCGCGTCACCGCGGGCAAGGCGATCGACGCCGCCTATCGCGACGTCGAACAGGCCTTCGACGCCTTTCTCGCCGCCCAACCGAAGAACAAGCCGATCATCCTTGCGGGCCACAGCCAGGGCGCGCTTCACCTGACGACCCTGCTCAGGAACCGCATCGCGGGCACGCCGCTCGCGAAGCGCATCGTCGCCGCTTACGTCATCGGCTGGCCGATCAGTCGCGACACCGACCTCGCCGGCCTCGGCCTCCCCGCGTGCGAGACGCCCGAGCAGAAAGGCTGTATCCTGAGCTGGGCCACTTTCGCCGAGCCCGCCGACACCTCGATGGTGACCGGCGCCTATGACGGCACGATCGGCTTCGATGGCCGCCCGCGTGCGGGCACGCGCATGCTGTGCACCAATCCGCTCACCGGCATTCCCGACACGGCTGCCGGCCCCGACGCCAATATCGGCACGCTGAAACCGAGCGAGGGCTTCAAGGCAGGCGTGCTGATCGCCCAGAAGGTCGGCGCAAAATGCGACGACGACCGCGGCTTCCTGTTGATCGGCGATGCAGAGGCAGCACAGAATTATGCGCCGAGCTATGTGCTGCCCGGCAACAATTATCATGTCTTCGACATCACCCTGTTCTGGGCGAATGTCCGCGCCGACGTCCTCCGGCGCCTCGCGACCTTCGAAGGCAAACCCTCGCCGGTCCCGCCGCCGGCGGCGCCGGTTCCGGCACCTGCAGCTTCCCCGACCACGCCAGCGGCTAAATCCTGA
- a CDS encoding DUF1294 domain-containing protein: MNEYILYWLIAMNLIAFVQMVLDKKYAEAGQRRIPESNLLLWAFLGGAFGTVLAARLVRHKTRKQPFATWMLIWLWVDIILLLLWWLGILQPWLASALARIAAAA, translated from the coding sequence TTGAACGAATATATCCTCTACTGGCTGATCGCGATGAACCTCATCGCGTTCGTCCAGATGGTTCTCGACAAGAAATACGCCGAAGCCGGCCAGCGGCGCATTCCGGAGAGCAATCTGCTCCTATGGGCCTTCCTCGGCGGCGCCTTCGGCACGGTCCTCGCCGCGCGCCTCGTCCGTCACAAGACGCGCAAGCAACCCTTCGCGACATGGATGCTCATCTGGCTCTGGGTCGACATCATCCTGCTCCTCCTCTGGTGGCTCGGAATATTGCAGCCTTGGCTCGCCTCGGCGCTTGCGAGAATCGCCGCAGCCGCCTAG
- the ruvX gene encoding Holliday junction resolvase RuvX, whose amino-acid sequence MITTAASDFAAALPAAGRLAGLDVGTKTIGVALCDAGWSFASPDKTIIRKKFSLDLEALKAVLAAQSVVGLVVGLPLNMDGTDSPRTQSTRAFARNLLPLGLPILLWDERWSTAAVERAMIAADVSRAKRAERVDSAAAAFILQGAIDALTR is encoded by the coding sequence ATGATTACCACCGCCGCCTCCGATTTCGCCGCCGCGCTGCCCGCAGCCGGCCGCCTTGCCGGGCTCGACGTCGGCACGAAAACCATCGGCGTCGCGCTCTGTGACGCCGGCTGGAGCTTCGCGTCGCCCGACAAGACGATCATCCGCAAGAAATTCAGCCTCGACCTCGAGGCGCTGAAAGCGGTCCTTGCCGCACAATCGGTCGTCGGACTCGTCGTCGGGCTGCCGCTCAACATGGACGGCACCGACAGCCCGCGCACGCAGAGCACCCGCGCCTTCGCGCGCAACCTGCTGCCGCTCGGCCTCCCGATCCTCCTCTGGGACGAACGCTGGTCGACCGCCGCGGTCGAACGCGCGATGATCGCCGCCGACGTGAGTCGGGCAAAACGGGCGGAACGCGTCGACAGCGCCGCCGCCGCCTTCATCCTGCAGGGCGCGATCGACGCCCTCACCCGTTGA